A single window of Jiangella alkaliphila DNA harbors:
- a CDS encoding DUF4307 domain-containing protein — MSDHETAESDLLAQRYGRSAGGGAPGARSGRGVLVAVVAGVVLVAAVVALLIVRSASGPTVDAELLSWDEPRDGVLTARVEIRRDAGLAVTCDLVAVDLRRIIVGQVDLEVPAGPDEHLVVPADIPLEGDGIVPELRGCHPASE, encoded by the coding sequence ATGAGCGACCACGAGACCGCCGAGAGCGACCTGTTGGCGCAACGCTACGGCCGGTCGGCGGGCGGCGGCGCACCCGGCGCGCGCAGCGGCCGGGGCGTGCTCGTGGCGGTGGTGGCCGGGGTGGTGCTGGTGGCCGCCGTGGTGGCTCTGCTGATCGTGCGCTCGGCCAGCGGTCCGACCGTCGACGCCGAGCTGCTCTCGTGGGACGAGCCGCGCGACGGCGTCCTGACCGCCCGCGTCGAGATCCGCCGCGACGCCGGCCTCGCCGTCACCTGCGACCTCGTCGCCGTCGACCTGCGGCGCATCATCGTCGGCCAGGTCGACCTCGAGGTCCCCGCCGGCCCCGACGAGCACCTGGTCGTCCCCGCCGACATCCCGCTCGAGGGCGACGGCATCGTCCCCGAACTGCGCGGCTGCCACCCCGCCTCCGAGTAG
- the mca gene encoding mycothiol conjugate amidase Mca has product MGYPVSEQLRLMHVHAHPDDESSKGAASTARYVAEGVEVLVVTCTGGERGSILNPKMDRPEVLANISEIRRKEMNSAREILGVEQEWLGFVDSGLPEGDPLPPLPDGCFGLMSVEKAAEPLVEIMRRFRPHVVTTYDENGGYPHPDHIMCHKITVAAFEAAADPTRYVGSGDPWQPLKLYYHHSFSRMRLQALGDAMEKRGLTSPYTEWLAEWDGDENWDDRVTTRVECAEYFSVRDRALLAHATQIDPDGSWFAVPLELAQQAWPTEDYELVTSHVSTQTPEDDLFAGLR; this is encoded by the coding sequence ATGGGGTATCCGGTGTCCGAGCAGCTGCGGCTGATGCACGTCCACGCTCATCCCGACGACGAGTCCAGCAAGGGTGCGGCGTCGACGGCCCGTTACGTCGCCGAGGGCGTCGAGGTGCTCGTCGTCACGTGCACCGGCGGCGAGCGCGGCTCCATCCTCAATCCGAAGATGGACCGCCCCGAAGTGCTGGCCAACATCTCCGAGATCCGCCGCAAGGAGATGAACTCCGCGCGCGAGATCCTCGGCGTCGAGCAGGAGTGGCTGGGCTTCGTCGACTCCGGGCTGCCCGAGGGCGACCCGCTGCCGCCGCTGCCCGACGGCTGCTTCGGGCTCATGTCGGTGGAGAAGGCGGCCGAGCCGCTGGTCGAGATCATGCGCCGGTTCCGCCCGCACGTCGTCACCACCTACGACGAGAACGGCGGCTACCCGCACCCCGACCACATCATGTGTCACAAGATCACCGTCGCGGCGTTCGAGGCGGCCGCCGACCCCACGCGCTACGTCGGCAGCGGCGACCCGTGGCAGCCGCTCAAGCTGTACTACCACCACTCCTTCAGCCGCATGCGCCTGCAGGCGCTCGGCGACGCCATGGAGAAGCGCGGTCTCACCTCGCCGTACACCGAGTGGCTGGCCGAGTGGGACGGCGACGAGAACTGGGACGACCGCGTCACCACCCGGGTCGAGTGCGCCGAGTACTTCTCGGTGCGCGACCGCGCGCTGCTGGCGCACGCCACCCAGATCGACCCCGACGGCTCCTGGTTCGCCGTCCCGCTCGAGCTGGCCCAGCAGGCCTGGCCCACCGAGGACTACGAGCTCGTGACGTCGCACGTGTCCACTCAGACCCCCGAGGACGACCTCTTCGCGGGACTGCGGTGA
- a CDS encoding helix-turn-helix transcriptional regulator, with translation MTTGPDRPAGARRPYGSAAVETLAAVRRARDFVDRYYADPIDLADIAAAAGYSRYHLVRAFKAAYGETPGRYLQRRRVERAQELLRVADLNVTEICHLVGFTSLGSFSSLFSELVGVSPSRFQRDAHASRPRLIPGCYILMWGRPLPKGPNTATAEKPAAAQPS, from the coding sequence ATGACCACCGGTCCGGACCGGCCGGCGGGTGCGCGGCGGCCCTACGGGTCGGCCGCCGTCGAGACGCTGGCCGCGGTGCGGCGTGCCCGCGACTTCGTCGACAGGTATTACGCCGACCCGATCGACCTCGCCGACATCGCGGCCGCCGCCGGCTACTCCCGCTACCACCTGGTCCGCGCGTTCAAGGCGGCGTACGGCGAGACGCCGGGCCGCTACCTGCAGCGCCGCCGGGTCGAGCGTGCGCAGGAACTGCTCCGCGTCGCCGACCTCAACGTCACCGAGATCTGCCACCTGGTCGGCTTCACCAGCCTCGGCTCGTTCAGCAGCCTGTTCTCCGAGCTGGTCGGGGTGTCGCCGTCGCGGTTCCAGCGCGACGCGCACGCGTCCAGGCCGCGGCTGATCCCCGGCTGCTACATCCTCATGTGGGGCCGCCCGCTGCCGAAGGGCCCGAACACAGCAACGGCGGAGAAGCCCGCAGCGGCCCAGCCCTCCTAA
- a CDS encoding VOC family protein, translated as MITKLGVATAYVSDYDQALDFFIGKLGFELRTDVTMENGFRWLTVGPPASPEFQLNLTVPGPPMHDEQTAAALRELMAKGALSAGAWNTDDCRATFAEYSARGVEFIQEPADRPYGVEAVFRDDFGNWYSLNELNDKALDQEAMSEAFEPGRP; from the coding sequence ATGATCACCAAACTGGGCGTCGCGACCGCATACGTGAGCGACTACGACCAGGCGCTGGACTTCTTCATCGGCAAGCTCGGCTTCGAGCTGCGCACCGACGTCACCATGGAGAACGGCTTCCGCTGGCTGACGGTGGGCCCGCCGGCCAGCCCGGAGTTCCAGCTGAACCTCACCGTGCCCGGGCCGCCGATGCACGACGAGCAGACCGCGGCCGCGCTGCGCGAGCTGATGGCGAAGGGCGCGCTCAGCGCCGGGGCGTGGAACACCGACGACTGCCGCGCGACGTTCGCGGAGTACTCCGCCCGCGGCGTGGAGTTCATCCAGGAGCCGGCCGACCGCCCGTACGGCGTCGAGGCGGTGTTCCGCGACGACTTCGGCAACTGGTACAGCCTCAACGAGCTCAACGACAAGGCACTGGACCAGGAGGCGATGTCGGAGGCGTTCGAGCCCGGCCGGCCCTGA
- a CDS encoding ScyD/ScyE family protein: MVRSSHARTAAALLATGALAVSAVAAAPAAGAKGSSGPSPVAQFDGPRGVDVDQAGRIVVGAADGTVSLVTDRGRHPKVHEIGSVPAGFIAPAVAAGRPGQVYALTSAGAPGTGAATLYLLRHRRAAKPIADIAAYQVSDPDPYNQEGVPEESNPYGVAALKDGSVLVADAAGNDLLRVYPNGHIVTVARLKPRVVEVPEELPDEMEGEPLPPAGTPILAEAVATSVTVGSDGYWYVGELRGFPATPGTSQIWRIKPGSRNAVCDPERPNKGDCRRFADGFTSIVDLGPGSHGSVYAVELVKQSWLQWELGLADPPVGSLFRVRPGGSRTELADGQLILPGGVDAGAHGRLYVTGPVFGPGSLMRIG; encoded by the coding sequence ATGGTGCGTTCATCGCATGCACGAACAGCAGCAGCACTCCTGGCCACGGGGGCACTGGCGGTCTCGGCCGTCGCCGCCGCACCGGCCGCCGGCGCGAAGGGCTCGTCCGGGCCGTCGCCGGTGGCGCAGTTCGACGGGCCACGGGGCGTTGACGTCGACCAGGCCGGCCGCATCGTCGTCGGCGCGGCCGACGGCACGGTCAGCCTGGTCACCGACCGCGGCCGCCATCCGAAGGTGCACGAGATCGGCTCGGTACCGGCCGGCTTCATCGCACCGGCGGTCGCCGCCGGCCGGCCCGGCCAGGTCTACGCCCTGACGTCCGCCGGCGCGCCGGGCACCGGGGCGGCCACGCTCTACCTGCTCCGCCACCGCAGAGCGGCGAAGCCGATCGCGGACATCGCCGCCTACCAGGTGAGCGATCCGGACCCGTACAACCAGGAAGGGGTCCCGGAGGAGTCGAACCCGTACGGTGTCGCGGCGCTGAAGGACGGCAGCGTGCTGGTGGCCGACGCCGCCGGCAACGACCTGCTCCGCGTCTACCCGAACGGCCACATCGTCACGGTCGCCCGGCTGAAGCCGCGCGTGGTCGAGGTGCCGGAGGAACTGCCCGACGAGATGGAGGGCGAGCCGCTGCCGCCGGCCGGCACGCCGATCCTGGCCGAGGCGGTCGCCACGTCGGTCACCGTCGGGTCGGACGGCTACTGGTACGTCGGCGAGCTGCGCGGTTTCCCGGCGACGCCGGGCACGTCGCAGATCTGGCGGATCAAGCCCGGCAGCCGGAACGCGGTGTGCGACCCGGAGCGGCCGAACAAGGGTGACTGCCGGCGCTTCGCCGACGGCTTCACCTCGATCGTCGACCTCGGTCCGGGCAGCCACGGCAGCGTCTACGCCGTCGAGCTGGTGAAGCAGAGCTGGCTGCAGTGGGAGCTGGGCCTGGCCGACCCGCCGGTCGGCTCGCTGTTCCGGGTGCGGCCCGGCGGCTCGCGCACCGAACTGGCGGACGGACAGCTGATCCTGCCCGGCGGTGTCGACGCCGGCGCGCACGGGCGGCTCTATGTGACCGGGCCGGTATTCGGGCCGGGCTCGCTCATGCGGATCGGGTGA
- a CDS encoding SpaA isopeptide-forming pilin-related protein produces the protein MRRPFARAVVGLLLVAGSVTAAGGGAVANQSGNELVGGFEIDGNVYEGFDNATTATGPGGDPVDWGSEAIFPAQVDVVHDPLGGTDATVFDRGSKEANTSTWNDDGSAAAPGKGDIGDAYLYDRVHEGDEYLYVGWERGSDNGSVRWYVELNQLPNTVNGEDTVVPDRSVGDLRLSLFNLGSRPLELEAVQRWNGTAWVATGDVDDFALAVNDSAVTTPSDESPLGREQFVEIAFDLTALLGDTDDCGFAGFSSLWIRSAPGASPSAELKDYVTGAVDTPARCGPLTIEKHDAEGEPLGGATFTVEPNPVPGAADPDSLTIADNDENDADPADGVITIDPALPGEYTITETAPPPGYLLDDEPQDVTLDEFGAATVTFVNRLGSLAWSKLDAESGDPLCCATFTVVGTGGAAEGVSITVVDNGENDADPAEGAVLVEDLPTGTYTVTETVAPTGYDLAADSVRDGIVIDAENPDVVVENAFEDPRLPSELTVRKLDADTQEPLAGATFELYLDDPADGVQDAPGGDTLIGECTTGDDGTCAIGDLGWGTYYWYEAEAPAGYELPADRFSGMTTIGRDNAGGELPVATLTDRQIRSSIEIVKTDASTGEELAGATFVVRLDDGDGEFDPGDDTVVDPPGEVTTDATGTVTVGGLLFGDYWVEETGAPTGYELPDDAVQGPVTIGPDNAGDTVAVTFEDEQLLTDLSVLKLDGGSDSAGPLAGATFELYLDDGDVLVGDCTTGDDGLCTVTGLGFGTYYWLETAAPQGYDLPDDPYSAPVTITAENAGTELEPLTFYNPRKPGSLAVLKVDDTDDAPLAGATFELHADDADGAVVGTCTTADDGTCTLGDLGFGTYVWVETAAPEGYALPDDVTSDPLVVDESTAGDDPTPFEFRDPRLWSELSVLKVDAVDGTALAGAEFELRADDADGAVVGECTTGDDGTCTIGDLDFGTYVWVEIAAPQGYALPDDTVSEPVVIDASNAGGELTQVVVHDPRLLSELSAHKVAEDTGESLPGAVFDLVLADGDLVVGTCTTGDDGLCSVGDLDFGDYYWVEITAPEGYLLPDDVTSEIVSITAENAGTDIAAVTFVDPPAEEPGTPTPTPTPSEPPSSPEPSGSPSPTPGEPDLPDTGLGGPLGLVAMVAAAGLAVGAALRWRSRRA, from the coding sequence GTGCGACGTCCGTTTGCGCGGGCTGTGGTGGGTCTGCTGCTGGTGGCCGGTTCGGTGACGGCTGCTGGCGGCGGTGCGGTCGCGAACCAGAGCGGCAACGAGCTCGTGGGCGGCTTCGAGATCGACGGCAATGTCTACGAGGGCTTCGACAACGCCACGACGGCCACCGGCCCGGGCGGCGACCCGGTCGACTGGGGCAGCGAGGCGATCTTCCCGGCGCAGGTCGACGTCGTCCACGATCCGCTGGGCGGCACCGACGCGACGGTCTTCGACCGCGGCAGCAAGGAAGCCAACACCTCGACCTGGAACGACGACGGGTCCGCGGCCGCGCCCGGCAAGGGCGACATCGGCGACGCGTACCTCTACGACCGCGTCCACGAGGGCGACGAGTACCTGTACGTCGGGTGGGAGCGCGGCTCCGACAACGGCTCGGTCCGCTGGTACGTCGAGCTGAACCAGCTGCCCAACACCGTCAACGGCGAGGACACCGTGGTGCCCGACCGCAGCGTCGGCGACCTGCGCCTGAGCCTGTTCAACCTGGGCAGCCGGCCGTTGGAGCTGGAGGCGGTGCAGCGGTGGAACGGCACCGCGTGGGTGGCCACCGGCGACGTCGACGACTTCGCGCTTGCCGTCAACGACTCCGCCGTCACCACGCCGAGCGACGAGTCGCCGCTGGGCCGCGAGCAGTTCGTCGAGATCGCCTTCGACCTCACCGCGCTGCTCGGCGACACCGACGACTGCGGGTTCGCCGGCTTCTCGTCGCTGTGGATCCGCAGCGCGCCCGGCGCCAGCCCGAGCGCGGAGCTGAAGGACTACGTCACCGGCGCGGTCGACACCCCGGCTCGATGCGGCCCGCTGACCATCGAGAAGCACGACGCCGAGGGTGAGCCGCTGGGCGGCGCGACGTTCACCGTCGAGCCGAACCCGGTCCCCGGCGCGGCCGACCCGGACAGCCTGACCATCGCCGACAACGACGAGAACGACGCCGACCCGGCCGACGGCGTCATCACCATCGACCCGGCCCTGCCCGGCGAGTACACGATCACCGAGACCGCGCCGCCGCCCGGCTACCTGCTCGACGACGAGCCGCAGGACGTCACGCTGGACGAGTTCGGCGCCGCCACCGTCACGTTCGTCAACCGGCTCGGCTCGCTGGCCTGGAGCAAGCTCGACGCGGAGTCCGGCGACCCGCTCTGCTGCGCGACGTTCACCGTCGTCGGCACCGGCGGCGCCGCCGAGGGCGTGTCGATCACCGTCGTTGACAACGGTGAGAACGACGCCGACCCGGCCGAGGGCGCCGTCCTGGTCGAGGACCTGCCGACCGGCACGTACACCGTCACCGAGACCGTCGCGCCGACCGGCTACGACCTGGCCGCCGACTCCGTCCGCGACGGCATCGTCATCGACGCCGAGAACCCCGACGTCGTCGTCGAGAACGCGTTCGAGGACCCGCGGCTGCCGTCGGAGCTGACCGTGCGCAAGCTCGACGCCGACACCCAGGAGCCGCTGGCCGGCGCCACGTTCGAGCTGTACCTGGACGACCCGGCCGACGGCGTGCAGGACGCGCCCGGCGGCGACACGCTGATCGGCGAGTGCACCACCGGCGACGACGGCACCTGCGCCATCGGCGACCTCGGCTGGGGCACCTACTACTGGTACGAGGCCGAGGCGCCGGCCGGGTACGAGCTGCCGGCCGACCGGTTCAGCGGCATGACCACGATCGGCCGCGACAACGCCGGCGGCGAGCTGCCGGTGGCGACCCTGACCGACCGGCAGATCCGCTCGTCCATCGAGATCGTCAAGACCGACGCCAGCACGGGCGAGGAACTGGCCGGCGCGACGTTCGTGGTCCGGCTCGACGACGGCGACGGCGAGTTCGACCCCGGCGACGACACCGTCGTCGACCCGCCAGGCGAGGTGACCACCGACGCGACCGGCACGGTCACGGTCGGCGGCCTGCTGTTCGGCGACTACTGGGTAGAAGAGACCGGCGCGCCCACCGGCTACGAGCTGCCCGACGACGCGGTTCAGGGGCCGGTCACGATCGGCCCGGACAACGCCGGCGACACCGTCGCGGTGACGTTCGAGGACGAGCAGCTGCTCACCGACCTGTCGGTGCTCAAGCTGGACGGCGGGTCCGACAGCGCCGGGCCGCTGGCCGGCGCGACGTTCGAGCTGTACCTCGACGACGGCGACGTGCTCGTCGGCGACTGCACCACCGGCGACGACGGCCTCTGCACGGTCACCGGCCTGGGCTTCGGGACGTACTACTGGCTCGAGACCGCCGCGCCGCAGGGCTACGACCTGCCCGACGACCCGTACAGCGCGCCCGTCACCATCACCGCCGAGAACGCCGGCACCGAGCTGGAGCCGCTGACGTTCTACAACCCGCGCAAGCCGGGCAGCCTCGCGGTGCTCAAGGTCGACGACACCGACGACGCGCCGCTGGCCGGCGCCACGTTCGAGCTGCACGCCGACGACGCCGACGGCGCGGTCGTGGGCACCTGCACCACCGCCGACGACGGCACCTGCACCCTCGGCGACCTCGGCTTCGGCACGTACGTGTGGGTCGAGACCGCCGCGCCGGAGGGCTACGCGCTGCCCGACGACGTCACCAGCGACCCGCTCGTGGTCGACGAGTCCACCGCCGGCGACGACCCGACACCGTTCGAGTTCCGCGACCCGCGGCTGTGGTCCGAGCTGTCCGTGCTGAAGGTCGACGCGGTCGACGGGACGGCGCTGGCCGGCGCCGAGTTCGAGCTGCGCGCCGACGACGCCGACGGCGCGGTCGTGGGCGAGTGCACCACCGGCGACGACGGCACCTGCACCATCGGCGACCTCGATTTCGGCACCTACGTCTGGGTCGAGATCGCGGCGCCGCAGGGCTACGCGCTGCCCGACGACACCGTCAGCGAGCCGGTCGTCATCGACGCCTCGAACGCCGGCGGCGAGCTCACCCAGGTGGTCGTCCACGACCCGCGGCTGCTGTCGGAGCTGAGCGCGCACAAGGTCGCCGAGGACACCGGCGAGTCGCTGCCCGGCGCCGTCTTCGACCTGGTGCTCGCCGACGGCGACCTCGTGGTCGGCACCTGCACCACCGGCGACGACGGCCTGTGCTCCGTCGGCGACCTCGACTTCGGCGACTACTACTGGGTCGAGATCACCGCGCCCGAGGGGTACCTGCTGCCCGACGACGTCACCAGCGAGATCGTGTCGATCACGGCCGAGAACGCCGGCACCGACATCGCCGCGGTGACGTTCGTCGACCCGCCGGCCGAGGAGCCGGGCACGCCGACACCGACGCCCACGCCGTCGGAGCCGCCGTCGTCGCCGGAGCCGAGCGGTTCCCCGTCGCCCACGCCGGGCGAGCCGGACCTGCCCGACACCGGTCTCGGCGGGCCGCTGGGCCTGGTGGCGATGGTCGCGGCAGCCGGGCTGGCCGTGGGCGCGGCGCTGCGCTGGCGGTCGCGGCGGGCCTGA
- a CDS encoding thioredoxin domain-containing protein: MPNRLRDARSPYLLQHADNPVDWWEWGDDAFAEARRRDVPVLLSVGYAACHWCHVMAHESFEDERVAGYLNEHFVAIKVDREERPDVDAVYMEAVQALTGQGGWPMTAFLTPGGKPFYAGTYFPPQPRHGLPSFGQLLQAVDEAWTQRRGDVTESADRIGAALGGAGGAGGAGPAGSQPPAADRLDAAVARLTGEFDPAAGGFGGAPKFPPSMVLEFLLRHHARTGDRRALSMAEETCERMARGGLYDQLGGGFARYSVDAGWVVPHFEKMLYDNALLLRVYTHLWRMTGSALAARVVRETAGFLLRELRTAEGGFASSLDADSPPVEGAAPVEGAFYVWTPAQLRDVLGDEDGEWAAALLGVTEAGTFEHGASTLQLLRDPDPAGEAGRWERVRGQLFDARLPRPAPGRDDKVVAAWNGLAIAALAEAGALFDQPAWVAAAVDCADLLVRLHLDERGRLRRVSRDGVIGGHAGVLEDYADVAEGFLTLVAVTGDPVWLSFAEQLLDVVLARFADPAGGFFDTGDDTTDVRLAGLRRPQDPTDNATPSGWSAAAGALLGFAAYTGSDRHRTAAGDALRGYDALAVRAPRFAGWGLAVAEAWLAGPAEVAVVGSAGDPRTAALYAVALRSGSPGAVVVAGDPADPASAEVPLLRDRHEVGGVPAAYVCRGFVCELPVTDPVALARQLGG; encoded by the coding sequence ATGCCCAACCGCCTCCGCGACGCTCGTAGCCCGTACCTCCTGCAGCACGCGGACAACCCCGTCGACTGGTGGGAGTGGGGCGACGACGCGTTCGCGGAGGCGCGCCGCCGCGACGTCCCCGTCCTGCTGAGCGTCGGGTACGCCGCCTGCCACTGGTGCCACGTCATGGCGCACGAGTCGTTCGAGGACGAGCGGGTCGCCGGGTACCTCAACGAGCACTTCGTCGCGATCAAGGTCGACCGCGAGGAGCGGCCCGACGTCGACGCCGTCTACATGGAGGCGGTGCAGGCGCTCACCGGGCAGGGCGGCTGGCCGATGACCGCGTTCCTCACGCCCGGCGGCAAGCCGTTCTACGCGGGCACCTACTTCCCGCCGCAGCCGCGGCACGGCCTGCCGTCGTTCGGCCAGCTGCTGCAGGCGGTCGACGAGGCGTGGACGCAGCGGCGCGGCGACGTCACGGAGTCGGCCGACCGCATCGGCGCGGCGCTCGGCGGTGCCGGTGGCGCCGGCGGTGCCGGCCCGGCCGGCAGCCAACCGCCGGCAGCGGACCGGCTCGATGCCGCCGTCGCCCGCTTGACCGGGGAGTTCGACCCGGCCGCGGGCGGGTTCGGCGGCGCGCCCAAGTTCCCGCCGTCGATGGTGCTCGAGTTCCTGCTGCGCCACCACGCGCGCACCGGCGACCGCCGGGCGCTCTCCATGGCCGAGGAGACCTGCGAGCGGATGGCCCGCGGCGGCCTGTACGACCAGCTCGGCGGCGGGTTCGCGCGCTACAGCGTCGACGCCGGCTGGGTGGTGCCGCACTTCGAAAAGATGCTCTACGACAACGCGCTGCTGCTGCGCGTCTACACGCACCTGTGGCGGATGACGGGGTCCGCGCTGGCCGCGCGGGTGGTCCGCGAGACGGCCGGGTTCCTGCTGCGCGAGCTGCGCACGGCCGAGGGCGGCTTCGCCAGCTCGCTGGACGCCGACTCGCCGCCGGTCGAGGGTGCGGCGCCTGTCGAGGGCGCGTTCTACGTGTGGACGCCGGCCCAGCTGCGCGACGTCCTCGGCGACGAGGACGGCGAGTGGGCAGCGGCGCTGCTCGGCGTCACCGAGGCCGGCACGTTCGAGCACGGCGCGTCGACGCTGCAGCTGCTGCGCGACCCGGATCCCGCCGGTGAGGCCGGCCGGTGGGAGCGGGTGCGCGGTCAGCTGTTCGACGCGCGGCTGCCGCGCCCGGCGCCGGGCCGCGACGACAAGGTCGTGGCGGCGTGGAACGGGCTGGCGATCGCCGCGCTGGCCGAGGCCGGCGCGCTGTTCGACCAGCCGGCCTGGGTGGCGGCCGCCGTCGACTGCGCGGACCTGCTGGTCCGCCTGCACCTCGACGAGCGCGGCCGCCTGCGCCGGGTGTCCCGCGACGGCGTGATCGGCGGGCACGCCGGGGTGCTGGAGGACTACGCCGACGTCGCCGAGGGGTTCCTGACGCTGGTCGCGGTCACCGGCGACCCGGTCTGGCTGTCGTTCGCCGAGCAGCTCCTCGACGTCGTGCTGGCGCGGTTCGCCGATCCCGCCGGCGGCTTCTTCGACACCGGCGACGACACCACCGACGTCCGGCTGGCCGGACTCCGGCGGCCGCAGGACCCGACCGACAACGCGACGCCGTCCGGCTGGTCGGCCGCGGCCGGCGCGCTGCTCGGGTTCGCGGCGTACACCGGATCGGACCGGCACCGCACGGCCGCCGGCGACGCGCTGCGCGGCTACGACGCGCTGGCCGTCCGGGCGCCGCGGTTCGCCGGCTGGGGACTGGCGGTCGCCGAGGCGTGGCTGGCCGGCCCGGCCGAGGTCGCGGTCGTGGGTTCGGCCGGCGATCCCCGGACCGCCGCGCTGTATGCGGTGGCGCTGCGGTCGGGCTCGCCCGGCGCCGTCGTGGTCGCCGGCGACCCCGCCGACCCCGCGTCCGCCGAGGTGCCGCTGCTGCGCGACCGTCATGAGGTCGGGGGCGTTCCGGCGGCGTACGTCTGCCGCGGCTTCGTGTGCGAGCTGCCGGTCACCGACCCCGTCGCATTGGCCCGCCAGCTCGGCGGTTGA
- a CDS encoding protein kinase family protein, which translates to MRHPYHARPADRVRHPDRLTHPGTGAELALRRAWPHDDWHVLLELETPDGQRLAGQWFADAIRRAEVFAATRGALDVPRHGIVLHPDGADRRLTALAGLVSWPGSRLLAHRPEQRAVVRLTGDGDTYYATVVRPGLDADLGRRLAGLAALLHGTATVPAVQDWPLGDGVLVLSELPGPTLAALGADRSVGAGELAAAWQRVGSALRLLHDAPRVPVLSGAGQHDAVAEVTLVARWLGPAAEYGLLPPVDVASLLADLRSGAPGPAGLGCPDLTDAQVVAGPDGGIGLFGLETVTVGELARGFASLLVGLELRVAQGELTPSRARTARTAVLAGLRPDEATLARVPAYERAARLRLAGEYAFQPRWRGLSRALLAAATP; encoded by the coding sequence GTGAGGCATCCGTACCACGCCCGCCCGGCCGACCGGGTCAGGCACCCGGACCGGCTGACCCATCCCGGCACCGGCGCCGAGCTCGCCCTGCGCCGCGCCTGGCCGCACGACGACTGGCACGTGCTGCTGGAGCTGGAGACGCCGGACGGCCAGCGGCTGGCGGGGCAGTGGTTCGCCGACGCCATCCGGCGGGCCGAGGTGTTCGCGGCGACCCGCGGCGCACTGGACGTGCCCCGACACGGGATCGTGCTGCATCCCGACGGCGCCGACCGGCGGCTCACCGCGCTGGCCGGGCTGGTGTCGTGGCCGGGCAGCCGGCTGCTGGCGCACCGGCCGGAGCAGCGGGCGGTCGTGCGGCTCACCGGCGACGGCGACACCTACTACGCGACGGTGGTCCGGCCCGGCCTCGACGCCGACCTCGGCCGCCGGCTCGCTGGGCTGGCCGCCCTTCTGCACGGCACGGCGACCGTGCCGGCGGTGCAGGACTGGCCGCTCGGCGACGGCGTCCTGGTGCTGTCCGAGCTGCCCGGGCCGACGTTGGCCGCCCTGGGCGCGGATCGGTCCGTGGGCGCCGGCGAGCTGGCGGCGGCGTGGCAACGGGTCGGCTCGGCACTGCGCCTGCTGCACGACGCGCCCCGGGTACCCGTGCTGAGCGGCGCCGGCCAGCACGACGCCGTGGCCGAGGTGACGCTCGTGGCGCGCTGGCTCGGCCCGGCCGCGGAGTACGGGCTGCTGCCGCCGGTCGACGTGGCGTCTCTGCTGGCCGACCTGCGGTCCGGTGCTCCTGGGCCGGCCGGGCTCGGGTGCCCGGACCTCACCGACGCGCAGGTCGTGGCCGGGCCTGACGGTGGCATCGGCCTGTTCGGGCTCGAGACGGTCACCGTCGGCGAACTGGCCCGCGGCTTCGCGTCCCTGCTGGTCGGCCTCGAGCTGCGGGTCGCCCAGGGCGAGCTGACCCCGTCGCGGGCGAGGACGGCGCGGACGGCGGTGCTGGCCGGGCTGCGACCGGACGAGGCGACGCTGGCCCGGGTGCCGGCGTACGAGCGGGCGGCGCGGCTCCGGCTCGCCGGGGAGTACGCGTTCCAGCCGCGCTGGCGCGGGTTGTCGCGGGCGCTGCTGGCCGCTGCTACGCCGTGA
- the trhA gene encoding PAQR family membrane homeostasis protein TrhA, with protein MTFDEQVRDAVAAVKPRLRGWLHAGTFPVAVLAGLALVIVAPTTQVRVSASIYTFTAALLFGISGVYHRGRWSPRVHAVLRRFDHANIFLIIAGTYTPFTLLVLPPSQGTVLLWLVWAGALLGVAFRVFWDGAPRWLYVPIYVALGWAAVFWLPSFASHGGAAVATLIIVGGLMYTLGAVVYGTKRPNPSPRWFGFHEVFHAFTLAGFISHHVGIWLAAFGVGAVAAT; from the coding sequence ATGACGTTCGACGAGCAGGTGCGCGACGCCGTCGCCGCGGTGAAGCCGCGGCTGCGTGGCTGGCTGCACGCCGGCACGTTCCCCGTCGCGGTGCTGGCCGGCTTGGCGCTGGTCATCGTCGCGCCGACCACGCAGGTGCGGGTCAGTGCGTCCATCTACACCTTCACCGCCGCGCTGCTGTTCGGCATCAGCGGCGTCTACCACCGCGGCCGCTGGTCACCGCGGGTGCACGCGGTGCTGCGCCGGTTCGACCACGCCAACATCTTCCTGATCATCGCCGGCACGTACACGCCGTTCACGCTGCTCGTCCTGCCGCCGAGCCAGGGGACGGTGCTGCTCTGGCTGGTGTGGGCGGGCGCGCTGCTCGGTGTGGCGTTCCGGGTGTTCTGGGACGGTGCGCCGCGCTGGCTGTACGTGCCCATCTACGTGGCGCTCGGCTGGGCCGCCGTGTTCTGGCTGCCGTCGTTCGCCTCGCACGGCGGGGCCGCTGTCGCCACGCTGATCATCGTCGGCGGGCTCATGTACACGCTGGGCGCGGTCGTCTACGGCACGAAGCGGCCGAACCCGTCGCCGCGCTGGTTCGGCTTCCACGAGGTGTTCCACGCGTTCACGCTGGCCGGCTTCATCAGCCACCACGTCGGCATCTGGCTCGCCGCCTTCGGCGTGGGCGCCGTCGCCGCCACCTGA